The Desulfuromonadales bacterium genomic interval GCTTCGCCACGTCGGCGGCCGGCACCAGATAGACCGTCGCCCCGGCCACCGCCTGTTTCGATCCGTCCTGCACCGTTCCCTTGACCGCTCCGTCCTTCTGCGCCTCCGCAAACGGTGCAAAAGCAAGGACGGCTGTCGCCACAACGACTGCCAACCTGGTGAATCCCATCCCGTTCATTGCGCTCCTCCTCTGTTTGGACATAGTGTCGAACGCCATCGCGGGCAACCCGCGCCTGGCTTCACCCCCTTCCGGGAGTGCAACCCCGATTATCGATACGTCTTCCGATTACTCGGCAAGTATACCCGGGAATCGGATGTGTCAAGCCGTGGACACCGCCGCTCGCCTGCCGCTAGGGTAAAAAGGCGTGAAGCGGAGGGTCGGCAAATTACTATGGGTGAAGAAGCAGAGGGGATTCCAGATAAGAATCCTTCACGTCGCCCGCCCGGGCGGTGAAGAAAAGTTCACGGATGAGGGGGATATTTTCCTTGAATCAGCTACTTAGATTATTGACCACGACCTGCATGCAATCGACGACCTTGCGGCCTTCCTTGCTCAGAACGTAGAACTTGCGGGCGTCCTGCTCGATGAATCGGGCATCGCGGAGCACCTTGAGGTGGAAGTTCACCTTGGTGTGGTCCTCGACTGCGAGCTTCCGGGTAATGTCCATGAACCGCAACCGCCCCTCGCGGGCGAGCAGGTAGAGGATCTCCCGGCGCATCACATTGGCCAGACAATTGAAGGTGTCCTCAACATCGATCACCGAATGGCACTTCTGCAACCGGGCCTCTTCCAGACAGCGGCGGACCGCCGTCAGCAGTTCGTCGACCTTGAACGGCTTGGTGAGATAGTCGTCGGCGCCCTTGCGCATCGCCGAGACCGCATTCTCGATGGTGGCGAAGGCGGTAATCATGATCACTTTGACCGACGGCGACTGCCGCTTGATCAGCGGGAGGACCTCCTTGCCGTCCATCCCGGGCATGATCAGGTCGAGCAGAACCACGCTGAAGGTCTGCCCCTCCAGACAGTCGAGAGCCGCCTCACCACTGGCCGCCATCGTCACCGAAAACCCGGCCTCAACCAGAATCTCGCGGATGTTTTCCCGCAACTCCAGATCGTCGTCAATCACGAGAATATTTTGCGT includes:
- a CDS encoding response regulator, with amino-acid sequence MTQNILVIDDDLELRENIREILVEAGFSVTMAASGEAALDCLEGQTFSVVLLDLIMPGMDGKEVLPLIKRQSPSVKVIMITAFATIENAVSAMRKGADDYLTKPFKVDELLTAVRRCLEEARLQKCHSVIDVEDTFNCLANVMRREILYLLAREGRLRFMDITRKLAVEDHTKVNFHLKVLRDARFIEQDARKFYVLSKEGRKVVDCMQVVVNNLSS